The genomic stretch GGGTCATGCTGCGAGAGGGAGCTCCGAGGAAGCCTTTTAGACTCCCGCGCTCCAGGTGTTTCACACTCACCGCAGTGCAGAGGAAAGAGCCCTGGAATTCAGGAGGCTTGGGTTCTAGCCCCAATTAGCAGTTTGACCTTGGGCGAAGCAGTTCATCTTTCGGGGCTtcggtttcctcttctataaaatgaggggatggagtaGACTACCTTTAAGCTCCCAGTGCTAACATTCTGCAGTTTGAAAACCTTTTTCTCGGATTTCCTTCATACGTCTTATGTGAGTCCCACTGCAGTCCTTCACATCCTGTCGTCTGAGCAGATGAAGAACAACGAAGCTCGTTCTCCTGGCACCAGGGTGATGAGCCCGCAGTGACGTGGAAGTGGCTTCCAAAGGTGCCACCTCGATGGCAATTTTCCCATTTCCCTTTGGATTCTCCCTGGCACTTGTTACTCCAAACTGCAGTCACTCCCCTTCCTCCCGCGGGCTTTCTTCTCATACTCTCTTactgacctttcttccttccatccacaGGGATCCTCTCAGGAGCCACAGCTAACAAGGCGTCCCAGAACAGGACCCGGGCGCTGCAAAGCCACAGCTCCCCAGAGTGCAAGGAGGAGCCTGAGCCCCTATCCCCTGAGCTGGAATACATTCCCAGAAAGAGGGGCAAGAACCCCATGAAAGCTGTGGGACTAGCCTGGTGAGTTTCAGTTAACTCTTTGCCCACCAATGGGGAGTGGCACAGGGGAGGGCGGGACCCAGAAACTTCTCTTAAGTTTCAGGTGGTGAGTTGAATCCAAGGTTGTGGGgacagaattgcttggtgtgagGACCGGAATCTCAGAGGAATGGGGCAGGGGAGTTGGGAAAGTATGTGGAATTGGAGAGACAGTGGGCTTTCTGTGTAGTAAGCTGAGCTAATCTGATGTGAATTTGGGCCCCTGGCCTCATTCTCTCTTTTGGGAGCTTGGGGTGAAACCCAGTTGAGATCTTTCATTGAGATCGTGTGAGATTACATTAGGTGTATAAGTAGCATCTACAAGGTGTTCAATACATCATTATTTGGATCTGACTCTGGCCTTAATATGTGTTGTTGgtcaatattaaaaagaaaggagagggaaattaacatatttttccaCACCTCAGGTGTGCCGGTACTTTACAGTGTAACGTTTTAGCTTTTCTGAGATAAATAGTACATCCcctaaatacaaaaaacaaaaagcattacaAAAATTACGTCTCGTTTCAcaggagggaactgaggctcagaggtgggATTCTCACCAGGTCTTGTGACTCCATGCCCTTTCCCCCACACCAAAGTGCCTCCCAAGTAGCGGTTACTGAGATTAggagggggagcctgggaggggatGTGGGGCAGTTAAGGTAGAGGGAAACTTTGCCAACacttggagaaggaaagaggatggGCTGTCTGGAGAACCTTGCAGAGTCAGTATGGCAGGATTGCGGGACTCGTGTTGAGGAGTGTCAAGCTAGAGGGGAGAGGAATGGAAAGGTGGACAGAGACCCAACCACACTGGGCTTTTGGTGCTGTGCCTAGGAGTTTGGATTTGGCCAGAAAGTGACGGAGCGCTGTTACAGAGTCTTAAGCAGTGCAGCAGCAGGCTCTGATTTGCTTGGGACCCTCCAGCAGCCGGTGCAGAGGCTGCATAGACACAAGAGGTATTGCAGTGTGCGTGTCATCGATGAAGCTGGAATGAGATTCCCCCAGCTCCACTGGCTCAGGCCTggcccctccccaaaccccatgCACATCTCCCCACCCCTAGGGCCATCGGCTTCCCCTGTGGTGtcctcctcttcatcctcaccAAGCGGGAAGTGGACAAGGACCGTTTGAAGCAGATGAAGGCTCGGCAGAACATGCGGGCATCCAACACGGGCGAGTATGAGAGCCAGAGGTTCAGGGCCTCCTCCCAACATGCCCCGTCTCCTGAAGCCGGGTCGGGGGTGCAAGCCTGAGGAACACTGCAACCCTCCCCTAGACCGTATTGACTGTGGCCTCCAGAGCGCAAAGTCCTTTGGGTTTGGCCGTGATTCTGGTCCTTGCCTGTGAGGTCCACCAGAGGGCGCCTGATGCCCAGGCTGCTGCcagcccctaccccacccctccGGAGAAGCCAGCCAAAGGCAAATAAAGTTACTAAGTGTTTGGAGCCGAAAGGAACCAGGACTGGGCTTGTGATTCCCttgggatgggaggggcagagggagggcttGGTTACTCACATATGCTCCCTCTCACAGAAGCACTCAGTGTTCCCGGCTGGCTGGTTGGGGAAACCACAGAGACTTAAGTACAACAAGCCTAGGCTCAGGCCCTGGGGACCAGGCCCTCAGAGCTGTTGGCCCGGAGGGTGGAGTCCTACTGAGCctctaacaaaaaataaagagaatcaaaAAGGGCATTCAgggtgtgggggaaaaaacacGACTCCTCTTGGTCTAGTCCAAGTgactcagcctctctgggcctcagtttccttgtttgtgagAGGGTTTGGACTAGTGGTTTCTAAGACATGAGTTCTAAACTTGAACCTGTGGTGCATCTCCCCCCATCAGTGTGAAAATCACGTGTACACATACAGCTTTGTGAGTAAGAGAGTTCCTAGCTCTCGTGTGCTTTTGTGAAGGGTCCATGATGCAGAAAAGGTCACGTTACCACTCTCATTCAGAGAGAGACCATTCGTCCGCGCCAGACCCGGTATTGCTAAGGTTGAACCTTTATCGATCTACTGCGTCCATCACCAGGAAGCACTGGGGCAAAATATGTTTTGTGATCTTAGACAAGGTAgaggaaaccaaaccaaaatgcAGAGGTAGGAAGTGGACGGTTTGGGCAGAGCCAGACCAGCCAGAGTGGACACCTTAAAGAAACCAGAGCCAAGTAGGGTTTTAACTCCGAAACACAAAACTTTATTACGTTTCTACTTATGTCCTTTTGTGTGATATATTTAGGACCAAGTACTTAAGAGAAGTCCTAAGTATACCCTTGGGCTGATTTGGTTTCTACCCCCACTGACAGAAGGACTCTTGTCCTCCTTCCCCATTCCAGCTTGAGGCACTTGGTGTCACGAAGAAAGTGGCAGCTGGCTGGAGAGATGAGGCTCAAGTCTAAAATCCCCCAGCACAAgttaagaacaaactgagagggGAAGTCTTCTTTTGCTCAGGATCCTTCCCAGGTTAGCAcaaggaaagaacacagaaatttCCATGGACACCACAGTAGGCTTTCATACCCCTCAGATCAGGGAGAGGACCCCAGAGCAttttcctgccccccaccctggcctTTCTTCACCCTGGTACTTCCTGGCCCCACTTATAATCCTACAAACCACCCCATCTCCTGAGCTTTGCTCCTCACTTTCTTTTCTGAGCAGCTTGAGCACAGGAAGCAAGAGGTCTCTCTGACCAGAGATCTCAGAAGCCCCCAAGGAGGCCCCAGGGAGCTTTGGAGAATGGGGACCAGATGGCTGTGGACAGGCCTGCCCTCTCCACCACCACAAGCCGTGAGGAAGCCCAGGGTAGATGCTGTTCTGTCTTGGCCCATCCTTGGCTTTGCTTACTCTCCTCGTCCTCCCCTATTCCAAATGAACAGTATGTACATGCCATCGAAAGAAGAGGGACTGAAGCAGGGGAGACCCATGGGCACAGATCTCTTCTACCTTTGTGAGCCGGAAGGCACTAAGGGTTGTCAGAGGAGTACAGGATAATGGCCAGTGAGTCCAGGAGGCTGGGGACAAAGCTTTCTGGCTTTGTTGGGGGTTGAGGGAGGAAACAGCTTCAGCTACCAAGCCCAGAAGCCTatggcagaggtgggaggggacacCTCATCACCCCAAAGTTACTTCTACTTTTCATATTCCCTTTTGGCTGTAGAATAGGCTTTTTCTGTCCTCCCTGCAACCCCAGCAGTCGAGAAGAATTTGGTGCCACggagtgggtggagggaggaggcacGTCTTCTGCCTGGTCCCTGCCGAGTCTACCAGAGGCAAGAGTTAGTCCCCGGTTCCTCCAGCCCCGCCAGGTCCCTGCACATCCACCACCACAGAGGCCACCCGTCCCAGGACAGAAAGGAAACTGGACATATTactggaggggaaggaagggggtcTGAGGTCCGGACTCCAGTCACAGGGCCCAGCCCTCTAGGGAAGGGAGAGCCCACAGTGGGCGCACAGTGGGGTGGAAGGTGCTCCTTAATTGCGGTCCCCCACCAGCTGCAGCACAAAGGTGAAAATGTAGATGATGTCAGTGTAGATCTGCAGGGCGCCAGTGATGTAGTCCTCCGGGCTGATGGTGTGCTTTCGGTTTCCCAGGACCAGCTGCGTGTCGTAAGCCAGGAACTGCAGGAACAGGGAAGGCTCGAGTGAGGGCTCAGGGGCCAGAGCTCCTGTCTGGTTCTCGTTTCATAAGCACATCTGTCCTAGGAGCCTCCGTGCCATGCAGTGTACTTAGGGACTCTTTAATGACCAGAACAACCCATGGTCTCTCCCCTCAAATGGTTCAGTCTAGGAAGGCAGAAAGACACGCCATCATCTATAATACAGCCTGCTGGGTATTCACAGCAGGCGAATGAACGAGCGATGGCAGGAATGCCCAGGAAATCGGTCACCTCTTGACCGTGGAAAGAGGAAAGGGCAGCTGTGGCCCCACTCCCTGGCTCCCAAGCAGCCTAAACTCCTGCTCCACCTGTATAGTTCCTCTTCTCCAGCCCCCACTCCCCTTCCTAGAGACAGCAGGGCCTTACTCACCAAGGTGAAGCAAATGGCCCCCAGAGCAGCATAGACCATGTGGAGCCAGTAAatctggggagaggggacagggacagTGTTAGAGATCTTAGCAAAGCACAGACCCAGGCAGTCCCTCAGGGCCATTTCCCCCAGAATTCTGGCATCTGAGTGGGGAGACCCAGGAAGGTAGCTATGTGAAAGGACTACTTCTGCCTTCCACATCCTGAAAGAAATTAGGAATAGTAacatatttggggtgcctggctggctcatctgGTAGAGCTTGTGAGTGTTGacttcagggttgtgagttcgagcctcacgttgggtagagattacttaaaaaaaagaacagtaacatttggcagagaaaacagaggccaTCCTCCAGGGATCATATAAAACCAATCTCCAAAGTTAGTTAGGTTACAGAAGTGTCCACTGTACTTCTGGAAAAAAGCAGGTGGTTGAGCTATAGctctgggaggggcaggagccagGCAGGTACAGCTTGAAGAGCCCTAGACATAGTCAGCATTCAGTAGAGTGGTTCCTGCAGCCTGGTGTGGGAGGGAAGCCCCACTACCACCCTGACGACTGTCAGAATCATGGACCCCCAAGGCAGCCTGCTCAACAGCCCTCCAGGTGCCTGTCCACAGAAGGGTAGGGCCAGCCATGGTCAAGTAGGCAGGTGGCCCTCCTGATTGTACGCCTCCCTTCCCAGCACCACACTCCCCTCCTCGGGGGTCCCCTCCATCGAAGCCCATCTGCCATCTCCCTCCTCAAACCTGACTTCAGCTGCCAGACACATCTCACCCACTGTTTCCCATAGGAATTCCGTAATGTCATCCAGGGCTTCAGGTTCTACGGTGCCCAGGGCCTTCCATCTCCTAACAGAGACGACCCTAACCAAAGGATGGTACTCCAGCATTGGTGCCTTTTCTAGCCAGCTGAGAGCTTCCAGAAGTCAGAGCCTGCCCGGATGCCTGGGGCGTGGGGCGTGGGCGTGCTGCAACACTTCACACGGAAAGTCTCCTGTGAATGTTAGGTTTGCGGACCGCAGCTCTCCCAGGACACTCACATATTTGAAGGACAGCACAATGGCGGTGACAATCCCAGTCACCATCATCACAATTCCCAGGACACAGAAGAGGCCTGTGCACGAGGTGAAGTCCACCTgccaggaagggaggaggaagcacCTGTCAGACAAGTGTCACAACTAGCAGCCCAGCTAGactgccctgcctccccccccagGGAGTCCCAGTGCTGCTTCTTGGAAGGCCTGGGCGTAACCATGACGTTCTAAGGACAGACACAAGAAGCAGTTTTATAGCTGCagacaggaggggaaggggactaGACTCTCCAAGGGAAATCCCTGGTGTAGAGGAGTCTGGGCCCTCACAGGCCTGCTCAACTGCCAAGCCTGGAGGGCCAGGTTTATAGAAGAAAGGAGGTGGGGTGGCCAGGGAAGGGCCCTCCATACCCTCACCTTGGTCTGGAAGCAGAAGATGGTGACCGAAATGGACACCACGGCAGTGATGATCATTGCAATGATGACGGCTTTGGTTTCATACACACTGAGGAGAAGGAGTTCAGAGAGGCCAAAGGGATAGATAAGTCATGTATGAATGCCTTCAAAACCATCCCTTCTAGAAGGATCTTGCCCAGCATCCACCCACGCAGATGACTGCCAGCCCAGGGATGCCCCGCTCCCACATAACAGACACTTCACAAGAGTGCGGTGGTTTGTCCTGGAATATACCTGGAAATGGTGCCCGTCATGAAGCCCATGGCAAGAGtctgagggaaggacagagacaagaGTGAAACACATGAGAAGGGTGGCATGGAGGCATGGCCACAGTAGATTGCCAGAGCTGGGGGGGCAAATGTGACTGAGTAGGAAAGAGGCAGTGATGAGACCAATGCCATGGGTCAGGTTAGGGTCGGGGAGAGAGCCAGGGACATCTTCCACAGTGgtgtccccagccccttccctgggaccaactctctctctctctcacaccatCTCCACACCCTCCCTCAACCCTTCTAGACTTACAAAGAGGGTCAGCAGGATGATATTCCATGGGAAACGGCGTCTGAAGGGAAAGAGACCGTGTGTGATTAAGCGACTTGGGTCTAGCCCGGTATCAGAGGCTCCTTTAGCAGAAGGAAGTTCTTGGCTCAGGTGCGTAGAGAATTAGGCCTtgacttgggggtggggaggcgggcaTGGCCTTTGGTACCTGCTCGGGGGTTCTATGCAGGGACAACATGGGGCAGTGGGACAGACCTGGGCAATGGAGCCACAAACACCTGGGTCCAGTTGCAGTTCTTACAATGACTGCGTGACCGTGAGAAAGTTACTCAACCTCTGAGCCTTTGGTTTTCCATATGTGTTAAATGGTTAAAACGTTACATACCTTGCAGATGTACTGTAAAAATTACAGCCGCGTGGCTGAATAGATCCCACCCACCCAGGGGACTTTGTACGCACCTCAACTTCAACTGCGCCCATGACCACGCAGCTGCTCTAGGGATCCCCTTGCTTCCCCAAACACTTGCCCCTCCCTCGGGCCCCCCACCATCCCTTCTCATCGTCTGTCCAGGACTCACCTGGGTCCCTGGCAGCAGGCGAGGGTCAGATAGGTGCCCAGGAAGACagcactggggagagagagatgaggaaatggacGACAGGCCCAGCCTGCCCCTCAGCCCCATCTGGGCCCCGCCTGGTGGCACTCACCAGGCCGGCAGGCTGGGAGCCGTTGGGAAGTCTGAGGGGAAGCCGCCCAGGACAAGTACCCCCGCCAAGGACACCAAGAACCTCTGAGACAGGGGGCTTGGCCAGGAAGGAGGCTGAAGGAGACCGTGGCAGACAGACTAGGAGAATCCGGGGACCATTTGGCAGTGTGCATGCAGccaccagccccccaccccctgctcccagGAGCTCTGCGGTGCTGTTACTCCTCACTTGGTGGCTCACACACACCCACCCTTGCCAGCACAGCCGGCAGCCTGGAGGGCCCCTCAAAAAGCATTTTGATCGCTGCCCTGAGAAAAGCTGGTCAGTTGTCTCCCGCTCATctcgctgccccacccccaacacacacacacacacacacacacacacacacacacacacacacagcagacaGGCGCAGAGACTCACTAGGACACATAGTAGACAAACAGGTTTCTCCTCACGAAATCGCCAACTGGTTTCCTGTGGAGCAGGGGAGGACAAGGGAGGGGAGTCACACACCTCACACTCCGTCACACCTCAGCCCggctgcctccctgcccaggcCCTCCCAGCAGCCTGCGTTCCCGCCGCCCACCCTGGCCACCGCATGCAAACTC from Panthera leo isolate Ple1 chromosome C1, P.leo_Ple1_pat1.1, whole genome shotgun sequence encodes the following:
- the PNKD gene encoding probable hydrolase PNKD — its product is MAAVVAATALKGRGARNARVLRGILSGATANKASQNRTRALQSHSSPECKEEPEPLSPELEYIPRKRGKNPMKAVGLAWAIGFPCGVLLFILTKREVDKDRLKQMKARQNMRASNTGEYESQRFRASSQHAPSPEAGSGVQA
- the TMBIM1 gene encoding protein lifeguard 3, translated to MSSPSAPPPYEDRNPLYPGPPPQGGYGQPSVLPGGYPAYPAYPQPGYGHPAGYPQPMPPIHPMPMNYGPGQGYDAEERAVSESFGPGEWDDRKVRHTFIRKVYSIISIQLLITVAIIAIFTFVKPVGDFVRRNLFVYYVSYAVFLGTYLTLACCQGPRRRFPWNIILLTLFTLAMGFMTGTISSVYETKAVIIAMIITAVVSISVTIFCFQTKVDFTSCTGLFCVLGIVMMVTGIVTAIVLSFKYIYWLHMVYAALGAICFTLFLAYDTQLVLGNRKHTISPEDYITGALQIYTDIIYIFTFVLQLVGDRN